One segment of Marvinbryantia formatexigens DSM 14469 DNA contains the following:
- a CDS encoding ASKHA domain-containing protein, with product MDRRVFTVRFVREGREAQVEEGTTLLAAEIAAGLVPDAPCGGQGKCGKCKVKLDGKEVYACRTKVERSCAVETPGSEEKGAKILKDGSFRSVPCEPGRLPGGAARPLLAAVDLGSTSVVAYLLDAATGETLGMESILNPQRQFGADVVMRSGYALEHGAESLSICIRQAIDELLGRLAAGAGQESGDIVRIVMVGNTCMHHLFLELPVDNLVHAPYTPSVTDAVTRKALECGIHVHPEANLSWLPNIGGFVGADTAACMLAAEFDKREKLTLLVDIGTNGEMVLGNRNGYTVCSTAAGSAFEGAKISCGMRGSRGAIDHVKIEDGKLKFHVIGECAPAGLCGSGLLDAAACLLELGVIDETGYMKEPYFFSENVSLTQKDIRELQLAKAAIAAGIRLLCRRRGVKPEEIRTLLLAGAFGNYLAPESACAIGLLPPVLKERIIPVGNAAGAGARLAVLSETEFARSREMAARADFLELACEADFMDVYVDEMSFAKEDFYGI from the coding sequence ATGGACAGACGTGTATTTACGGTGCGCTTCGTCCGGGAAGGACGCGAGGCGCAGGTGGAGGAAGGGACGACCCTGCTGGCGGCGGAAATTGCGGCCGGGCTGGTGCCGGATGCGCCCTGCGGCGGACAGGGGAAATGCGGAAAATGTAAAGTAAAGCTGGACGGAAAAGAGGTATACGCATGCCGGACGAAGGTGGAGCGAAGCTGCGCGGTGGAAACGCCGGGCAGTGAAGAAAAGGGCGCGAAGATTCTGAAAGACGGAAGCTTCCGGTCGGTGCCCTGCGAGCCGGGCAGACTGCCCGGAGGGGCAGCGCGCCCTCTGCTGGCGGCGGTGGACCTGGGCTCTACCTCTGTGGTGGCGTATCTTTTGGACGCCGCAACCGGAGAAACGCTGGGGATGGAAAGTATCTTAAATCCCCAGCGCCAGTTCGGCGCGGATGTGGTGATGCGCAGCGGTTATGCCCTGGAGCACGGAGCGGAAAGCCTCAGTATCTGCATCCGGCAGGCAATCGATGAGCTGCTTGGGCGGCTTGCCGCCGGCGCCGGGCAGGAGAGTGGGGACATCGTGCGCATTGTGATGGTGGGGAACACCTGTATGCATCACCTGTTTCTGGAGCTTCCGGTGGACAATCTGGTGCACGCGCCTTATACGCCCAGCGTGACAGATGCCGTCACACGGAAGGCTTTGGAATGCGGCATTCATGTGCATCCGGAGGCAAATTTAAGCTGGCTTCCCAATATCGGCGGCTTCGTGGGAGCGGATACAGCCGCCTGTATGCTGGCGGCGGAGTTTGATAAAAGAGAGAAGCTGACGCTGCTGGTCGACATCGGGACAAACGGGGAAATGGTGCTGGGAAACCGCAACGGCTATACGGTCTGCTCCACGGCTGCCGGTTCCGCCTTTGAGGGCGCGAAAATCTCCTGCGGTATGCGGGGCAGCCGCGGCGCCATCGACCATGTTAAGATTGAGGACGGAAAGCTGAAATTCCACGTGATCGGGGAATGCGCGCCTGCAGGGCTGTGCGGCTCCGGGCTTCTGGACGCAGCTGCCTGCCTTCTGGAGCTGGGAGTGATCGACGAGACCGGCTACATGAAGGAACCGTATTTCTTTTCAGAGAATGTCAGCCTGACACAGAAGGATATCCGCGAGCTGCAGCTTGCCAAGGCGGCAATCGCCGCCGGAATCCGGCTCCTCTGCCGGAGGCGGGGCGTAAAACCGGAGGAAATCCGCACGCTTCTGCTGGCGGGGGCGTTCGGAAACTATCTTGCCCCGGAGAGCGCCTGTGCAATCGGGCTGCTGCCGCCGGTTCTAAAGGAGCGCATCATTCCGGTGGGAAATGCCGCCGGAGCGGGAGCGCGGCTTGCCGTTCTGTCTGAGACGGAATTTGCCCGCAGCCGTGAGATGGCTGCCCGCGCGGATTTTCTGGAGCTTGCGTGCGAAGCGGATTTTATGGATGTGTATGTGGACGAAATGAGTTTTGCAAAGGAGGATTTCTATGGAATATAA
- a CDS encoding PucR family transcriptional regulator has protein sequence MDLSPRLIVWHLKKTYPQTDASTRLTTSPCLKYGVCHRPDAPFTGNLVWITPEILPDFLQNPLHSLLIVTEPADSALLKETPNLCLIPGADPEALAETVTQIFRKYEEWNQALFESRMMNGSIQNLLDLTGSIISNPSIVISMDFTIIASRNSPFGELATPVLGSTEDTADLILALKQDPAYADAFHRIGYFYYPGNGIAGPSLCVNIRKFDRTLYRLLVTSGEIPLDDTFGFILEYLARVISHAMSTNIVDSHDARRQLRQIFRAVLTDSSADYVEISRQLTACGWLSSHHYLCLFLKTEQMDYKNLTHRSICSYIENMVPASCAVTHKGNIVAYINLDLCHLSESDIEQKLAGFIRDSFLTAGYSRKMLGHFNFHRQYVQASLSLEAGSRKYPHRWIHHFNDIALTYLLEQTTKKLPAYMVCHEKLLTLKYESEKNQSQLFQTLRCYLENQQSATKTANALFIHRSTLLYRLDRIQHILKSDLSDPDELLYLLLSFRLIDMEEEREQEQE, from the coding sequence ATGGATTTAAGTCCCCGCCTGATTGTATGGCATTTAAAGAAAACGTACCCCCAGACAGACGCTTCCACCCGTCTCACCACCTCTCCTTGTCTGAAATACGGCGTCTGCCACAGACCGGACGCGCCCTTTACCGGCAATCTGGTCTGGATTACGCCGGAAATCCTCCCGGATTTTCTGCAAAATCCCCTGCACAGCCTGCTGATTGTAACAGAGCCCGCCGATTCCGCGCTCCTTAAGGAAACCCCGAATCTCTGTCTGATTCCTGGCGCAGACCCGGAAGCGCTGGCGGAGACAGTGACGCAGATTTTCCGCAAATATGAGGAATGGAACCAGGCGCTTTTTGAATCCCGGATGATGAACGGTTCCATCCAGAATCTGCTGGACCTCACCGGCTCCATCATATCCAATCCCAGCATAGTCATCAGCATGGATTTCACCATCATCGCCTCCAGAAACAGTCCTTTCGGAGAGCTTGCCACCCCGGTACTCGGCTCCACGGAGGACACCGCCGATCTGATTCTGGCGCTGAAGCAGGACCCCGCCTACGCGGATGCTTTCCATCGGATCGGATATTTCTATTATCCCGGAAACGGGATTGCCGGTCCCAGTCTCTGCGTCAATATACGGAAATTTGACCGGACGCTTTACCGTCTGCTGGTCACTTCGGGCGAGATTCCGCTCGACGATACCTTCGGCTTTATTCTGGAATACCTCGCGCGGGTTATCTCCCATGCGATGTCCACCAATATCGTGGACAGCCATGACGCCCGCCGCCAGCTCCGTCAGATTTTCCGGGCCGTTCTGACAGATTCCAGTGCGGATTATGTGGAAATCAGCCGTCAGCTCACCGCCTGCGGGTGGCTCTCCTCCCACCATTACCTCTGCCTCTTTCTGAAAACGGAGCAGATGGATTATAAAAATCTGACCCATCGTTCCATCTGCAGCTATATCGAAAACATGGTGCCCGCCTCCTGCGCCGTAACGCACAAAGGAAATATCGTGGCGTATATCAATCTGGACCTCTGCCATCTGTCGGAGTCGGACATCGAGCAGAAATTGGCCGGTTTTATCCGCGACAGCTTTCTGACCGCCGGATACAGCAGGAAGATGCTGGGACATTTCAATTTTCACAGGCAGTATGTGCAGGCTTCCCTTTCTCTGGAGGCAGGCTCCCGGAAATATCCGCACCGGTGGATTCATCATTTTAATGACATTGCCCTGACCTATCTGCTGGAGCAGACCACAAAAAAGCTTCCCGCGTACATGGTATGCCACGAGAAGCTTCTTACCTTAAAATATGAATCAGAGAAAAATCAGTCCCAGCTTTTCCAGACGCTGCGGTGCTACCTGGAAAACCAGCAGAGCGCGACAAAAACGGCAAACGCGCTGTTTATCCACCGCAGTACGCTGCTGTACCGTCTGGACCGGATACAGCATATTCTGAAAAGCGATTTGTCGGATCCCGACGAGCTGCTGTATCTGCTGCTTTCCTTCCGGCTGATTGATATGGAGGAGGAACGGGAGCAGGAGCAGGAATAA
- a CDS encoding heavy-metal-associated domain-containing protein, with product MADAIIVIIVLIVLILAVKGSVKHFKGEGPCCGGGSGSAKKAGEKMLDGPVIGRKTVKISGMHCDNCVNSVTNAINKIDGASARVSLSDNLAVVSYDREVSEIDIKHAVEDAGFEVVSIS from the coding sequence ATGGCAGATGCAATTATAGTAATAATCGTGTTAATTGTGCTTATACTGGCCGTGAAGGGTTCGGTAAAGCATTTTAAGGGTGAAGGTCCCTGCTGCGGAGGCGGTTCCGGTTCCGCAAAAAAAGCGGGGGAAAAGATGCTGGATGGTCCGGTGATAGGAAGAAAAACGGTAAAAATATCCGGTATGCACTGTGACAACTGTGTAAACAGTGTGACAAATGCCATCAATAAAATTGATGGGGCTTCCGCCAGGGTCAGCCTGAGCGACAATCTTGCGGTCGTATCGTATGACCGCGAAGTAAGTGAAATAGATATTAAACATGCCGTGGAAGATGCCGGTTTTGAGGTGGTAAGTATATCATAA
- a CDS encoding FeoB-associated Cys-rich membrane protein — MIANIVILTLIAAYCIFLLYRGYKNKKAGKHVGCVGCGGDCAGCAGCSGARQVMEEKKGQL, encoded by the coding sequence ATGATAGCAAATATTGTAATTCTGACACTCATAGCCGCATATTGTATTTTCCTGCTGTACAGGGGATACAAGAACAAAAAAGCGGGAAAGCATGTAGGCTGCGTTGGCTGCGGCGGCGACTGCGCAGGCTGTGCGGGCTGCAGCGGCGCCCGGCAGGTGATGGAAGAAAAGAAGGGACAGCTCTGA
- a CDS encoding DUF2284 domain-containing protein → MEYKDWEKMALEIGFSYAAHLNCDTIELRQEVRDMCGANTCGMYGKNLACPPACGTLEECRRALEGHREGIIVQTVGEIEDSLDFEGMQEAEALHKKHFYEMAEKLRKICPQVLPLGCGCCTVCKTCAGPEGNCRFPEKRISSLEAFGIVVSDLCKSNGIGYYYGPQKIAYTSCYVL, encoded by the coding sequence ATGGAATATAAGGACTGGGAAAAAATGGCGCTGGAGATTGGATTCAGCTATGCGGCGCATTTAAACTGCGATACGATTGAGCTGCGGCAGGAGGTGCGGGACATGTGCGGCGCGAATACCTGCGGCATGTACGGAAAGAATCTTGCCTGTCCGCCCGCCTGCGGCACACTGGAGGAGTGCCGGCGGGCGCTGGAGGGACACCGGGAGGGCATCATCGTCCAGACTGTGGGCGAGATAGAGGACAGCCTGGACTTTGAGGGAATGCAGGAGGCGGAGGCTCTTCACAAAAAGCATTTCTACGAAATGGCGGAAAAACTGCGCAAGATTTGTCCGCAGGTTCTGCCGCTGGGCTGCGGCTGCTGCACCGTCTGTAAGACCTGCGCCGGTCCGGAGGGAAACTGCCGCTTCCCGGAAAAAAGAATCTCCTCCCTGGAAGCGTTTGGAATCGTGGTCAGCGATTTATGCAAAAGTAATGGAATCGGCTATTACTACGGACCGCAGAAAATAGCGTATACCTCCTGCTACGTACTATGA